A single Cyanobacterium sp. T60_A2020_053 DNA region contains:
- a CDS encoding photosystem II q(b) protein, with amino-acid sequence MTTTLQQQQSSTWEQFCQWITSTNNRLYVGWFGVLMIPCLLAATTCFLIAFVAAP; translated from the coding sequence ATGACTACCACTTTACAACAACAACAGTCTTCCACATGGGAGCAGTTTTGTCAGTGGATCACTTCTACCAACAACCGCTTATATGTAGGCTGGTTCGGTGTATTAATGATTCCTTGCTTATTAGCTGCAACCACTTGCTTCTTAATCGCTTTCGTAGCTGCTCCTC